The Nocardioides zeae genome includes the window GTTCGCGAACACCAGCTTGAGGAGGATCGCGAGGAAGAAGACGGGCGTGACGACCCCGAGCAGCGAGCCCGACACGACGGCGCTGTCGACCAGCCCGCCCCGGTGCCGCGCCGCGAGGTAGCCCAGCGGGACGCCGAGCACGACGGCGAACAGGAGCGCCGCAACCGCGAGCTCGAGGGTCGCCGGGAAGTACTCGAGGAACGACGTCGTGACGGGGCGCCCGGTCTGGATGGACGTGCCGAGGTCACCCCGGAGGAGCGCGCCGACGTAGACCCCGTACTGCTCGAGGACCGGCCGGTCGAAGCCGTAGAGCTCGTTGACGCGGGCGACGCCGGCGTCGGTGGCACGCTCCCCGAGGAGAGCCCGGGCGGGATCCCCGGGGAGCGCGCGCACCCACGCGAACAGCAGCACGGACAGCCCGACCAGCACGGGCACCATGAGGAGCAGGCGCCGGGCGACGAAGCGGAGCATGGTCGCGAACCGTCAGTCGGCGATCTCGACCATGTTCCAGACCTCGTCCTGCACCGGGCTCGCCTCGTAGCCCTCCACGTTCTCGGCGAACGCCAGCGACGGCACCGGGCTGGCGAGCGGGACGCCGGGCAGGAACTCCATGACGTCCCGGTTGACCTGCTCGTAGAGCGGCCGCTGCTCGTCCGTCGTGGTCAGGGCGCGGGGCGCCGCCACCTCGGCGAACAGCTCGGCGTTGTCGAAGCCCCACTCGAGGCTCTGCTGGCCGAAGAAGACGCCCAGGAAGTTGTCCGGGTCGTCGTAGTCACCCGTCCACCCCAGCAGGTGGATGCCGTGGTCGGGGGTGTTCTGCACCTGCTCGAGGTAGTCCGTCCACTCCGCGGCGACGGGCTCGACCGTCAGGCCCACCGCCTCCAGCTGGCTCCGCACGATGTTGAACGTGTCGTCCGGCTGCGGCATGTAGGGCCGGCTGATGTTCGTCGGGTAGTCGAACGTGATGGTCGTCCCGGCGACCCCGGCCTCCTCCAACAGCTGGCGGGCCAACTCCGGGTCGTACTCGTAGGTGGGCACGTCCGCGGCGTACCCGTCCACGAGCTCGGGGACGAACTGGTCGGCCGGCTCGGTGCCGTCCGGCATGGAGGCCGAGATCACGGCTTCCTTGTCGATCGCGTGCGCGATGGCCTGGCGCACCCGGACGTCGTCGAACGGGGCCTGCGCCTGGTTGAAGGCGAGGTAGAGGATGTTGAACGCGGGCCGGTTCTCGATGGTGAAGCCGTCCTCCGCCAGTGACTCCACGTCGGCCGGGCCGACGAGGTCGAAGCCGTCGATCTCGCCGTTGCGCAGGGCCTCCGCGCGCCCGCGGGCGGTGTCGATCTCGACGATGACCACCTCGTCGACCTTGGCGGCCTCGCCCCAGTAGTCGTCGTACGGCGCCAGGCGCACCTCGCCGCTGCCCTGGTTCCACGAGGTGAGCTCGAACGGGCCGGTGCCGGTCGGGTGCTCCGTGCCGTAGGCGGAGGTGAGCACCGACGGGGACGCGTCGTCCTGGTACTCCTCCAGCGCCGCCGGGCTCTGCATCGCGAAGGCCGGCAGCGACATGGCGGCGATGAAGCCGGCGAACGGCGCGTCCAGGGTGATCGTGGCGGTGAGCTCGTCGTCGGCGGAGCACCCCCCGTAGATCGCGCTCTCGGCCGCCGGGCCGGTCGCGAACCCGCGGAAGAGCTTGCCGTAGTAGTACGCCTTGTCGTCCGTCTGGTTGACCTCCGGCGTGGCCGCCCACCGCTCGAAGTTGGCGCAGACGGCCTCCGCGTCGAACGGGGTGCCGTCGTGGAACGTGACCCCGTCCTTCAGGTCGAACGTGTAGGACAGCCCGTCGTCGGACTGCGTCCACGACTCGGCGAGCAGCGGCGCCGGCTCGACCGTGCCGGGCTCGGTGCCGACCAGGCCCTCGTAGATCTGTCTCGTGACCCGGAAGGTCTCGCCGTCGGAGGCGTAGAAGGGATCCAGGGTCTTCGGGGCGGCGGAGGCGGCGAACACGAACGTGTTGTCCTTGCCGTCCCGCTCGCTCTCCACACAACCGGCCAGGACCGAGCCGACGAGCAGCACCGCTGCCACGCCCGCGCCGGTCCGACGAATGCTCGTCGAACGCACGTCTCACCTCATGACATCACCTCTGCCGACCCGATTCGGCAGAGCGTCCGCGCAAGTTAGCCGCCGGGACGTGCCCACGTCACCAGGCAGACGGCCCTGGGGAGGTCGCGATACGGCAACGATCGTGAGTCAGGGGCGGACGAGGTCCCACAGCGCGGTCGCGTCGAGGCCCTCCAGGCTCGCCGCCTGCACGTGGCCCGGCCCCGGCGGCACGGGCACATGGTGGGGCACCGCCAGCGTCCGGCACCCGGCGGCGACCGCCGAGGCGACCCCCGTCGAGGAGTCCTCGATCGCCACGCAGTCGCCCGGCTCCACCCCGAGCAGCCACGCGGCCCGCAGGTACGGCGCCGGGTGCGGCTTGCCGTGCTCCACCTCGTCCCCGGTGACGACGGCCTCGAAGCTGCCCTCCTCGAGGGCGGCGACGACGGGCGCGGCGAACCGGCGGTACGACATCGTGACGAGCGCGCACGGGATCCCCGCGCGCCGCAGGTCGGCGAGGAGCTCCCGCGCACCGGGCCGCCACGGGATCGCCTCCGTGATGCGGGCGACGACGCCGTCGAGCAGCTGCTCCACGACCTCCGCCGCCGACAGCTCGAGACCCATCCGCGTGCGGATGTACTCGCCGGACACCAGGAGGTCGTTCCCGACGAGCTGCAGCGCGTCCTCGGTCGTCCAGGTCGCGCCGTACCGCTCCGCCATGGCGAACTCGGTCTCGATCCAGTACGGCTCGGTGTCGACCAGCGTGCCGTCCATGTCCCACAGGACGGCGGCCGGCCGCTCCCCGGGGCCGGGCTCCGTGCTCACCCTCAGTCCTCCGGGTCGTAGCCGAGGTTGGCCGACAGCCAGCGCTCGGCCTCGGGGATCGTCCAGCCCTTGCGCGCCGCGTAGTCCTCGACCTGGTCGCGGCCGACCCGACCGACGACGAAGTACTGCGACGCGGGGTGCGCGAAGTACCACCCCGACACCGCGGCGCCCGGCCACATGGCCATCGACTCCGTGAGCGTGATCCCGGTCGTCGCCTCGACGTCGAGCAGGTCCCAGAGGGTCAGCTTCTCCGTGTGCTCGGGGCACGCGGGGTAGCCCGGCGCGGGTCGGATGCCGGAGTAGCGCTCGGCGATGAGGTCCTCGTTGGTCAGCTGCTCGTCGTCGACGTGGCCCCAGAGCTCGGTGCGCACGCGCTGGTGCAGCCGCTCGGCGAACGCCTCGGCGAGCCGGTCGGCCAGCGCCTCGATGAGGATGGCGTTGTAGTCGTCGAGGTCGTCCTTGTAGGCCTTCACCCGCTCCTCGAGCCCGATGCCGGCGGTGACGGCGAAGGCGCCGACGTGGTCGGGCAGCCCCGTCTCCTCGGGCGCGACGAAGTCGGCGAGCGACCGGTTGGGCACGCCCTCGCGGTGGTCGCCCTGCTGGCGCAGGTGGTGCAGCACCGCGAGCTCGGTGGTGCGGGTCTCGTCGGTGAACAGCACCGTGTCGTCCCCGCGCCCGGCCGCCGGGAAGAAGCCCAGCACGCCGCGGGCGGTCAGCCACTTCTCCTCGATGATCCGGCCGAGCATCGCCTGGGCGTCGTCCCACAGCCGGCGCGCGGCCTCGCTGCTCGCCGGGTTGTTGAGGATGTCGGGGAAGCGCCCCTTCATCTCCCACGCGTTGAAGAACGGCTGCCAGTCGATGAACTCGACGAGCTCGGCGATCGGGTAGTCGTCGAGCACGTGGACGCCCGGCTGCGCGGGCGCGACGGGCTCGAAGGTCGACCAGTCCAGCGGCGTACGGCGCGCGCGTGCGTCCTCCAGCGGTAGCAGCTTGCGCTCCTGCTTGCCGGCGTGCCGGGTGCGCAGCGCGTCGTAGTCGGTCTTGACCTCGCCCAGGAGCTTGTCGCGGTGGGTCGGGTGCAGGAGCGCCGCCGCGACGGGCACGGACCGGGAGGCGTCCTTGACCCAGACCACCGGACCGTCGTAGCGCGGGTCGACCTTGACGGCCGTGTGGGCCCGCGACGTGGTGGCGCCGCCGATGAGCAGCGGGATGTCGAGGCCCTGGCGCTGCATCTCGGTCGCGAAGCCGACCATCTCGTCGAGGCTCGGCGTGATGAGGCCCGACAGGCCGATGATGTCGGCCTGGTGCTCCTTCGCCGCGTCGAGGATCTTCTGGGCCGGCACCATCACGCCGAGGTCGATGACCTCGTAGTTGTTGCAGGCCAGCACGACGCCGACGATGTTCTTGCCGATGTCGTGGACGTCGCCCTTGACCGTCGCCATGACGATCGTGCCGTTGGTGTCCTTGGTGGCCGCCAGCGCCGGGTCGTTGGCCTTCTCCTCCTCGATGAAGGGGATGAGGTAGGCCACCGCCTTCTTCATGACGCGGGCGCTCTTGACCACCTGCGGCAGGAACATCTTGCCCGCCCCGAAGAGGTCGCCGACCACGTTCATGCCGTCCATCAGCGGGCCCTCGATCACCTCGATGGGGCGACCGCCGCGGTCGGAGATGAGCTGGCGCAGCTCCTCGGTGTCGGACTCGACGTGGGCGTCGATGCCCTTCACCAGGGCGTGCGTGATCCGCTCCCCGACCGGGAGCGATCGCCACTCGTCGACCGCCGCCTCGGCGACCTCGCCGGAGCCGCGGTACTCCTCGGCGATCTCGAGGAGCCGCTCGGTGGCGTCGGGGCGACGGTTGAGCACGACGTCCTCGATGCGCTCGCGGAGCCGCTCGTCGACCTGGTCGTAGACCACCAGCGCACCGGCGTTGACGATGCCCATGTCGAGGCCCGCGCGGATGGCGTGGAAGAGGAACACCGCGTGGATCGCCTCACGCACCGGGTTGTTGCCGCGGAACGAGAACGAGACGTTGGAGATGCCGCCGGAGACGTGCGCGCCGGGCAGGTTCTCGCGGATCCAGCGGACGGCCTCGATGAAGTCGACGCCGTAGGTCGCGTGCTCCTCGATGCCCGTGGCGACGGCGAAGACGTTGGGGTCGAAGATGATGTCGTCGGGGTCGAAGCCAACCTCGTCGACGAGGATCCGGTAGGCCCGCGAGCAGATCTGCTTGCGGCGCTCGAGGGTGTCGGCCTGGCCGTCCTCGTCGAACGCCATGACGACGGCGGCGGCGCCGTAGCGGCGCACCAGGCGCGCCTGCTGGCGGAACGCCTCCTCGCCCTCCTTCATGGAGATCGAGTTGACGATCGCGCGGCCCTGCACGCACTTGAGGCCCGCCTCGATGACCTCCCACTTCGAGGAGTCGACCATGAGCGGCACCCGGCTGATGTCGGGCTCGGAGGCGACGAGCTTGAGGAAGCGCTCCATCGCCGCGACGCCGTCGAGCATGCCCTCGTCCATGTTGACGTCGACGACCTGGGCGCCGCTCTCGACCTGCTGGGCGGCCACCGACAGCGCGGTGTCGTAGTCGCCGTCCTTGATGAGCTTCTTGAAGCGCGCCGACCCGGTGACGTTGGTGCGCTCGCCCACGTTGACGAAGAGGCTGTCCTCGTCGACGACGAGGGGCTCCAGGCCGGAGAGCCGCAGGGCGGACCGCGGTGCCGGCACCTCGCGGGGCGTGCTGCCGGCGACCGCGCGGGCGATGGCACCGATGTGGGCCGGGGTCGTGCCGCAGCACCCGCCGACGAGGTTGACGAGGCCCGCCTCCGCGAACTCCGCGACGATGGCGGCGGTCTCCTCGGCCGCCTCGTCGTACTCGCCGAAGGCGTTGGGCAGGCCGGCGTTCGGGTACGCCGAGACGAAGGTGCCCGCCACCCGCGACAGGTCGGCGAGGAACGGCCGCATCTCCTTGGCCCCGAGGGCGCAGTTGAGGCCCACGAGGAGGGGCTGGGCGTGCTTGACCGAGTACCAGAACGCCTCGGTGGTCTGCCCCGACAGGGTGCGCCCGGAGGCGTCGGTGATGGTGCCGGAGATGATGACGGGCCAGCGTCGGCCCAGCTCCTCGAAGACCGTCTCGACAGCGAAGATCGCGGCCTTCGCGTTGAGCGTGTCGAAGATGGTCTCGATGATGACGATGTCGGAGCCGCCGTCGAGCAGCCCGTGGGTGGCGGTCGTGTAGGCCGCGACCAGCTCGTCCCACGTGACGTTGCGCGCGCCGGGGTCGTTGACGTCGGGGCTGATCGAGGCCGTCCGCGACGTCGGGCCGAGCGCGCCGGCCACGTAGCGCGGCCGTTCGGGCGTCGTGTGCGCGTCCGCGGCGGCACGGGCCAGCCGCGCCGACTCCAGGTTGAGCTCGTAGGCGAGCTCCTGCATCCCGTAGTCCGACAGCGAGATGGCGTTCGCGTTGAACGTGTTGGTCTCGATGATGTCGGCGCCGGCCTCGAGGTACTCCCGGTGGATGCCCTCGATGATTGCCGGCTGCGTCAGCGTCAGCAGGTCGTTGTTGCCGACGAGGTCGCTGGGCCAGTCGGCGAAGCGCTCCCCCCGGTAGCCCGCCTCGTCGGGGCGATCACGCT containing:
- a CDS encoding HAD family hydrolase; translation: MSTEPGPGERPAAVLWDMDGTLVDTEPYWIETEFAMAERYGATWTTEDALQLVGNDLLVSGEYIRTRMGLELSAAEVVEQLLDGVVARITEAIPWRPGARELLADLRRAGIPCALVTMSYRRFAAPVVAALEEGSFEAVVTGDEVEHGKPHPAPYLRAAWLLGVEPGDCVAIEDSSTGVASAVAAGCRTLAVPHHVPVPPGPGHVQAASLEGLDATALWDLVRP
- the metH gene encoding methionine synthase, with the protein product MPDRQHRPDSTAELTRALQERILVIDGAMGTAIQRDRPDEAGYRGERFADWPSDLVGNNDLLTLTQPAIIEGIHREYLEAGADIIETNTFNANAISLSDYGMQELAYELNLESARLARAAADAHTTPERPRYVAGALGPTSRTASISPDVNDPGARNVTWDELVAAYTTATHGLLDGGSDIVIIETIFDTLNAKAAIFAVETVFEELGRRWPVIISGTITDASGRTLSGQTTEAFWYSVKHAQPLLVGLNCALGAKEMRPFLADLSRVAGTFVSAYPNAGLPNAFGEYDEAAEETAAIVAEFAEAGLVNLVGGCCGTTPAHIGAIARAVAGSTPREVPAPRSALRLSGLEPLVVDEDSLFVNVGERTNVTGSARFKKLIKDGDYDTALSVAAQQVESGAQVVDVNMDEGMLDGVAAMERFLKLVASEPDISRVPLMVDSSKWEVIEAGLKCVQGRAIVNSISMKEGEEAFRQQARLVRRYGAAAVVMAFDEDGQADTLERRKQICSRAYRILVDEVGFDPDDIIFDPNVFAVATGIEEHATYGVDFIEAVRWIRENLPGAHVSGGISNVSFSFRGNNPVREAIHAVFLFHAIRAGLDMGIVNAGALVVYDQVDERLRERIEDVVLNRRPDATERLLEIAEEYRGSGEVAEAAVDEWRSLPVGERITHALVKGIDAHVESDTEELRQLISDRGGRPIEVIEGPLMDGMNVVGDLFGAGKMFLPQVVKSARVMKKAVAYLIPFIEEEKANDPALAATKDTNGTIVMATVKGDVHDIGKNIVGVVLACNNYEVIDLGVMVPAQKILDAAKEHQADIIGLSGLITPSLDEMVGFATEMQRQGLDIPLLIGGATTSRAHTAVKVDPRYDGPVVWVKDASRSVPVAAALLHPTHRDKLLGEVKTDYDALRTRHAGKQERKLLPLEDARARRTPLDWSTFEPVAPAQPGVHVLDDYPIAELVEFIDWQPFFNAWEMKGRFPDILNNPASSEAARRLWDDAQAMLGRIIEEKWLTARGVLGFFPAAGRGDDTVLFTDETRTTELAVLHHLRQQGDHREGVPNRSLADFVAPEETGLPDHVGAFAVTAGIGLEERVKAYKDDLDDYNAILIEALADRLAEAFAERLHQRVRTELWGHVDDEQLTNEDLIAERYSGIRPAPGYPACPEHTEKLTLWDLLDVEATTGITLTESMAMWPGAAVSGWYFAHPASQYFVVGRVGRDQVEDYAARKGWTIPEAERWLSANLGYDPED
- a CDS encoding ABC transporter substrate-binding protein — translated: MRSTSIRRTGAGVAAVLLVGSVLAGCVESERDGKDNTFVFAASAAPKTLDPFYASDGETFRVTRQIYEGLVGTEPGTVEPAPLLAESWTQSDDGLSYTFDLKDGVTFHDGTPFDAEAVCANFERWAATPEVNQTDDKAYYYGKLFRGFATGPAAESAIYGGCSADDELTATITLDAPFAGFIAAMSLPAFAMQSPAALEEYQDDASPSVLTSAYGTEHPTGTGPFELTSWNQGSGEVRLAPYDDYWGEAAKVDEVVIVEIDTARGRAEALRNGEIDGFDLVGPADVESLAEDGFTIENRPAFNILYLAFNQAQAPFDDVRVRQAIAHAIDKEAVISASMPDGTEPADQFVPELVDGYAADVPTYEYDPELARQLLEEAGVAGTTITFDYPTNISRPYMPQPDDTFNIVRSQLEAVGLTVEPVAAEWTDYLEQVQNTPDHGIHLLGWTGDYDDPDNFLGVFFGQQSLEWGFDNAELFAEVAAPRALTTTDEQRPLYEQVNRDVMEFLPGVPLASPVPSLAFAENVEGYEASPVQDEVWNMVEIAD